The window AAAGCACTTACCCACATCCAGAATATTGCTCCAGGTCCTCCAGATGCAATAGCAGTAGCTGCTCCAGCAAGGTTTCCTGTTCCTACTTGTGCTGCAATAGCTGTAGCAAGAGCCTGAAATGAAGACATACCATTTTTATCAGCAGCTTTTCCATTTAAATTTATTGAACCAGTAACCAGTTTTATCCCTTCGAAAAATTTTCTTATCTGTATAAAATTAAGCTTGAAAGTGAAGTAAATCCCTGTTCCTAAAAGAAGTACTATAAGAAAATTCCCCCATAAAAAATCGTTAATTGTTGTTACTAACTGTTCCATTATAATTCCTCCCTGTGTAAATAAAAAATGAATAAAAAAAGAAGGTACAAAAAATACCTTCTGGAATTATTAAAAAAGAATTATACACTAAAAATTAATATGAAAATTTGCTGCATAATTCCTCTGTCCTTTTACCTGAGAGTTTAGTCCAATTGCTTGGGTTTGCTCCTTCGGTGCTCTAAGAGTCTCTCCAGAGGCTCGTCCAATATAGGTCTTTTTACCTGAAAGATTCACTTCGTCGGTGGCATTTCTGCTCTCTCCCTATATCTTCATCCGAATTTTATTCAATTTTTATATTTTTTAATTGATTTGATAAATGTAATGATAGACCATTTTATTTCATTTGTCAATAGCTTTTTCTAAATTTTGTATAATTATACTTAATTTTTGTTGATATTACTTCTCAAAGCAAGAAGACAACCTCCCAATACTCCTAGACCTCCAACAATTTGTAAAGGTAAAACATTTTCTTTCAAAAGAAGGTATCCAATAATTGCAGTAGCTGGTGGAATTAAAAATTTAAGTACACTTAACACAACTACTCCCTGTTTTTGAATGATATAGAAAGTTAAAACCATTCCAACAAAGTTTGCATACATTCCTGTACCTGAAACCATTGCAATTTTACTAAATGGTGCATTTAATATCTCACTTATATGACCAGTTACAATTGAAAGTATCAGATAAAATGCTCCAGTAATAAGTGAAGTAGTACTGCTTATTACTGCAGAGTGAACCTCTCTTGTAGTTCCTTTTACAACTAATGCCTGAATAGCCTGTACTACAACTGTACCAGCAAGAAGCAGGATTCCAAGTAGAAATTCAGAGCTGTGGTTGCTGTGATGGCTTCCACTGAAGATAAATATAAGTGAACCTATGATTGCTAAAATAGACCCAGCTATAAAAGTAAAATGTTTAACTTTTTCTCTCTCATCTGTATAGAATATTGCAGCCATAAGTATTGAAAAAGGCATACTTAAAAGTCCAAATATACTTCCAGCTAAAGCTGAAGTACGGCTCATACCTGCTACGAAGCAGTACATATTAGCAGCTGTACAACCTGCCAAAATAAACAATCTAGGTATGATGTTTTTATTTGATATAAGAATAGGGAATTGGTCCCTGAATCTTATAAGACTCATAAGTAAGAAAAGTGTTCCCCCTGATAAAAACATTATTGCGTTAATATTTACAGGATTAAAAACTGAACTTATAAAACGAATTAAAGGATATCCACATCCCATAAATAGTACGAAAAAAAGTGATGAAAGTTGATTTTTTGTGTTTCTCATTGTTCCTCCAATTTTAAAATTTTTATCTATAAAAGTAGTTTAGACTATTTGTAGATTTAAGTCAATAAAAATTAATCTTTGAAAAAACTCTTTCACTGGTGATTTTACCTTGTTAAAAGCTAGGCAAAGTAGACAAAAGTGTGCTATAATTAAAGGAGTATAAACAAGTTAGAAAAGTCGCTTTTTATAAGGAAATTAAGATAGATTTGGTGGGAAGAAAAAAACAGTTTCTACAAATAATTAAAACTTCTTTTTATAAGGGATTTTACAAAATTTACAAGATAAAACAAGGAGAATTATTATGAGTTTGATACTAAAAATATTTTGTATTGTGATTTTAATTGGCATCAGTATGTTTCTGTCAATAAGTGAGATATCTCTCGCTTCTGCAAGAAATATAAAACTTCAGATTTTAGAGGATGAGGGGAATAAAAATGCCACTAAGGTAATGAAGATTCAGGAAAATTCAGGAAACTTTTTTACAGCTGTTCAGATAGGAATCAACGCTGTTTCAATCTTAGGTGGTATTATTGGAAATAATATTGTTGGGCCGTATGTAGTGGATTTTATAGATGCTTTTATTCCAACTTTAGGGACAAAAGCTGTATTTATTGGTAATTTGACATCATTTATTCTGATTACTGCACTATTTATTCAATTTGCAGATTTGATACCTAAAAGGGTAGCTATGATTGCACCTGAAAAAATAGCTGTAACAGTGGTGGTACCAATGATGATACTTATTAAAGCAGCTAAACCTTTGATATTTATATTCAATGGAATTGCAAATCTTATCTTTAAAATGTTTAATATCCCTCTTACAAGGGAGGAGAGCATAACCTATGACGATATATTTGCAATGGTTGATGCTGGAGCTGAGGCTGGAGTGGTTCAGAAAAAAGAACACTCTTTAATTGAAAATATTTTTGAGCTTGAGTCAAGATGGGTTTCCTCCATTATGACCACTAGAGACAATATTGTATATCTGACTGTATCAGAGGGAGAGGAAAGTATCAGAAAGAAAATAGCTGAAGAGCCACATTCTAAGTTTTTGGTGTGTGAAAATGATATTGACTCAATCCTTGGATATGTGAGTTCGAAAAATATCCTTCCTCGTATAGTTAAAGGTGAATTAAATAGCCTTGCAGATATAAAGGATATCTATAATAGAAATCTTTTAGTTATCCCTAATACTCTTACTCTTTCTGAGGCTTTAGACAGATTTAATGAGGTTAGAGATGACTTTGCAATAGTTCTAAATGAATATGGTCTCGTAGTGGGGCTTGTGACCTTAAATGACGTTATTAATACTCTGATGGGAGATATAGTATACCAGGAGCAGGAAGAGCAGATAATATCACGTGGAGAGGGCTCTTGGCTTATTGATGGTTCTACTCCTATTGAAGATGTTAAAAAGGTTTTAGATGATATTGAAAAGTTCCCTGAAGAGGATACTTATGAGACAATTGCAGGTTTTATGATGTATATGCTTAAGACAATACCTAAAAAAGCTGCAAAAGTTGAATTTGAAAATTATAGTTTTGAAGTTGTAGATGTTGATAGATTCAAGATTGACCAGCTGTTAGTTACAAAGAAAAATAAAGTAAACAATACAGAGGTTCATCAAGGTTAAAATAAAATAATATTAATGGTGGTGGATATATGAATTTGAAGAGGGTGTGGAGGAGGAACAAGGTTGTTTTTGCAGCAATAATGACTATAGCATTACCTGCAATAGCAGATTTATTTGCTCAAACTTTACTGGGATTTTTTGATATGCTAATGGTAAGTAGATTAGGTCCTGTGGCCATAAGTTCCGTGGGGATTGGTAATGCTCCTATGAATGCAGTGATGCCGATATTCTTTGCAGTAAGTATTGGTACTACAGCACTTGTGAGTAGGGCATTTGGTTCCAATAACAGGGAAGAGGGACAGCTTGCAATGTCACAGTCACTATTGCTTGCAATACCTATTTCCATTGTGATAACACTGCTTTTATTTATTTTTAACAATCAGATATTGGGCTTGGTTGGAAGAGCTGATGATATGAACCTGCAGCTTACAAAGGATTATTATAACAGTGTATTATTAGGAATGCCATTTCTATGTTTTAATGTTATATTCTTTGCTGCATACAGGTCAGTTTCAAAAGCTAATATTCCAATGGTGGCAAATATAGCAAATGTATTTATAAATATATTTTTAAACTATATTATGATTTTTACATTTGGATGGGGTGTATTTGGAGCAGGACTTGCTACAACTGTATCTCGTGGAATTGTAACACTGTTTTTTGTATATATAACACTTTTTACAGACAGATTCTGGGTCTCTATACCTGTCAGTGCACTTAAGATAAGAGATAAAAAAATGGCCAGAAGAATATTGAAAGTAGGTATACCAGCTGCAGTTGAACAGGGTGTATTCAGAATAGGTATGCTCATATTTGAAATGATGGTTATCTCTTTAGGCACAATGGCTTATACAGCACATAAAATTGCACTTACAGCAGAAGCATTCTCCTATAATATGGGATTTGGATTTGCTGTTGCTGGTACTGCATTAGTAGGTCAGCAGCTAGGTAGAGGCTCTGCAAAGGATGCTTACCGTGATGGTGTTGCTACTACAAATCTTGCAATAGCACTTATGTCAATATTTGGTCTTCTCTTCTTTATAATTCCTGGTACAATTACCAAGATGTTTACCAAGGAAGCTGAGATACTTTATATGGCAACAATTGCTTTAAGACTTGTATCAATATGTCAGCCATTCCAGGCAGTATCAATGGTATTAAGTGGATGTTTAAGAGGTGCTGGAGATACAAGAGCAGTACTGTGGATTACAATAATAGGAATGTACCTTATAAGAATACCAATAACTTACTTTTTCCTATATAAGCTGCATACAGGACTTGCTGGAGCATGGATTGTTATGACTATTGACCTGGCATTTAGAAGTATAGCATGTTATGTAGTATTCAAAAAAGGAAAATGGAGTTATGTAACAGTATAGGAGGATATTTTGGGAGTTAGTTTTAGTTATATTAGGTATGATGAAAAATTTTATAAATTATTTGAAGATAACAAGTATTTTTCTTCAGATAAAATACTTTTTGTTTTTGTAGATAACCGTATGAAAGAGATTTTCACAAGAAAAGTGGCAGGGAAGCTGTTTTCTAAAAACCCAGTTCTTGTGACTTTTGATGAATTAAAAGAGAGAATATTTCTATCTGACAAGATAGTTTTAAAAGAGGCTAAGAGAATCTTAGCCTTTTTCAAATCCATTCCAGAAGATGTGAGAAAAGAGCTGGAGATAACATCTTATTTTGACATTATTGATTTTGCAAATAACTTTTTTGCATATTATAGAGAGCTCAATCTAAGTTGTAACACATCAATTAAAGAGCCTCATAAGTGGCAGGAGAGATATCTTGAATATTTCCATAAGATAAAAATCTCTTTTGATGAAATGTGTAAAAGATACAACTATATTCCAAGTGACTGGCTGGAAAGTATGGAGCATTTTAACAAGGAATGGATTAAGAATTTTGAAACAGTGATATTTATTGATATAGTAGAATTTCCAAAGTTATATAGGGATATAATCTATGAACTTGGAGAAAAGAGTATGGATATAAGTCTGGTACTTCAGATGAAAAAAGAGGATTTTGATGAGAAAAATCTGAAATTAAAAAAAGTATCAGTGCCAGAGATAGATGGAGATAAAAAGAAAATAGATGTATATATCTTTAAAAATGAGCTTCAGGAGGCAATTTCACTTATTGAGATGAGAGATGCTCAAAATGGAAATATATACTCA of the Fusobacterium sp. DD2 genome contains:
- a CDS encoding DMT family transporter, which encodes MRNTKNQLSSLFFVLFMGCGYPLIRFISSVFNPVNINAIMFLSGGTLFLLMSLIRFRDQFPILISNKNIIPRLFILAGCTAANMYCFVAGMSRTSALAGSIFGLLSMPFSILMAAIFYTDEREKVKHFTFIAGSILAIIGSLIFIFSGSHHSNHSSEFLLGILLLAGTVVVQAIQALVVKGTTREVHSAVISSTTSLITGAFYLILSIVTGHISEILNAPFSKIAMVSGTGMYANFVGMVLTFYIIQKQGVVVLSVLKFLIPPATAIIGYLLLKENVLPLQIVGGLGVLGGCLLALRSNINKN
- a CDS encoding hemolysin family protein; amino-acid sequence: MSLILKIFCIVILIGISMFLSISEISLASARNIKLQILEDEGNKNATKVMKIQENSGNFFTAVQIGINAVSILGGIIGNNIVGPYVVDFIDAFIPTLGTKAVFIGNLTSFILITALFIQFADLIPKRVAMIAPEKIAVTVVVPMMILIKAAKPLIFIFNGIANLIFKMFNIPLTREESITYDDIFAMVDAGAEAGVVQKKEHSLIENIFELESRWVSSIMTTRDNIVYLTVSEGEESIRKKIAEEPHSKFLVCENDIDSILGYVSSKNILPRIVKGELNSLADIKDIYNRNLLVIPNTLTLSEALDRFNEVRDDFAIVLNEYGLVVGLVTLNDVINTLMGDIVYQEQEEQIISRGEGSWLIDGSTPIEDVKKVLDDIEKFPEEDTYETIAGFMMYMLKTIPKKAAKVEFENYSFEVVDVDRFKIDQLLVTKKNKVNNTEVHQG
- a CDS encoding MATE family efflux transporter, coding for MNLKRVWRRNKVVFAAIMTIALPAIADLFAQTLLGFFDMLMVSRLGPVAISSVGIGNAPMNAVMPIFFAVSIGTTALVSRAFGSNNREEGQLAMSQSLLLAIPISIVITLLLFIFNNQILGLVGRADDMNLQLTKDYYNSVLLGMPFLCFNVIFFAAYRSVSKANIPMVANIANVFINIFLNYIMIFTFGWGVFGAGLATTVSRGIVTLFFVYITLFTDRFWVSIPVSALKIRDKKMARRILKVGIPAAVEQGVFRIGMLIFEMMVISLGTMAYTAHKIALTAEAFSYNMGFGFAVAGTALVGQQLGRGSAKDAYRDGVATTNLAIALMSIFGLLFFIIPGTITKMFTKEAEILYMATIALRLVSICQPFQAVSMVLSGCLRGAGDTRAVLWITIIGMYLIRIPITYFFLYKLHTGLAGAWIVMTIDLAFRSIACYVVFKKGKWSYVTV